TTTcctgccacccaccaccacccaaaATGATATTGTGAAGGGTATAAAAACTGTGAAAATGTACACACTGCCGAACACCGAAACACCAACaacgcaaacaaacaaacaagcacaACTGTACTTCTTTGCAAAGAAGGCCCCTCCACACGTGTAAACAGCTTCTTTCACACATTTTCAGTTCACAAACTGCCAAAAACCCAAATTTTTTAACAAGAATATTGTAAATTACACTCTCTGTCTATATTGTTTTATGGTTCTGCAAACCTTCTTTTGATCTTAACCAAGTTTTTTAGTTCGACATTTTGTTTTACACTGCCTACCAATACTCAACGCTCTCATACGCTCTTAGTACTACTCTGCTAGCCATGTAATTAGCCGctaaaaaacagaaaaacgcttaactaaattctttgtaaacatcaatacaagaaaacaaaaagcaaaaaagaaaaaattaataatatacaaaTCTTTGAAATCGACTTTCTTGACTGTACTCGTAAGTTCTTGCGTAGTAACGATGCTTCTCATATTTGCATTCGACATtgtttccgtttttgttttacatCTTTGTATTTTACTTTGAGATGCCCTAAGGCGTTTTGTACTAGCAATGCCATTTATCgaattcaaatttcaaattcatttTCCAGTATTTGATTAACATGCAATACCAAAAATTAACTACCATTCTCTGTActtgtaaaatttaaagtcCAACTTGTGTATATGTTTCGTTTTCACTCACTTGACCCAACACTTctctaaatatatatctcAAAACTTCTCACGCACAGACTAGGATTGCGAATATATTGGGCGTGGCCGGCACGGATGTGCCCatcaatgaaatcaaaaagCTGCTGTCGCCGTTCACGGTAAGTTGGAATCACTAGAATCCTGGTTATAAACCCTAAAGAATCCATATCTATCCTTAGCTCGGCGTGAATGGCTATGCGTTTATAGTAACCAACAATGGTTATGTACTATTCCATCCAGACTTTCGTCCAATTGTAAGTTAAATGCCTTCAAAATCTGTGGATCTTTTGTGTCATACATGGCTTTAAATTCCAGTTCCAAGGCTACATATTAAAGCCAGCATACAATAGCGTTGACATGATTGAAGTCGAGCTATTGGATGACGATCGACCCGCCAGAGACTTTAATCCAGTGCTGATGACGGTAAACCTTTCTTAAAGTCGTCCTCGATGATTTCAATAACAAATTCTCCGTTCAACAGATAAGAGATTCTATAATCAATCAATCGACAGGCAGCAAATGGATGTTAGTCAAAAATCATTTCGATGAAATGGTAAGTTCTAAGTGCATATTAGTTCATAGTTATATTCCTAAATTCGTTCTTAATTAACCTACAGAAACGGGTGGCACGCGTAAAGCGACAATACTACTGGACGGCCATCAAGAAGACGCCCTTTACTCTGGTCATTTCCTATCCGGAGCAATACGGCGTGAGTCACATGGACATCCGAGCTGACCAGGAGATCCATCGCATAAGCATAAAGGGCACAAACTTGCGCAGCGTTTTCAGCGGCAAGCGGTGGAAAATTCATCCCGACTGGTGAGCTGATAGCTAAACAATAAAGATGCGTTCAAACTAATTGGGTTATACGATATTTTCAGGCTATTTTGTAAGCACAGCAACAGGACATTCAAAACGCCAGAGATCGAACTGCTGTACTTTCTCGAGCGTATGTCTGAGCCTGGCTGGCGATGGCCGGGTAGTCGGAGTGCTATGCCCCCGGAGCACGCGGCCGCCATGTTTTGTAAGTATAGTATAGaacctccccccccccccacacacccACTTCCGGTTACATCCATTTCCGATACTCGAATCGATCGCTTCGATAAGCCGCCGCTTTCCCAGACTCTGTTATGCGTTTTTGTGTTTCGTTGATGTGCGAAAATTACGATTGCGATTTCAATGTTCATGCAAATTCACAGCTAACAACTCATCAACCGGCCGTTATCCATCAATCAATGAAAAAGAAAGCTACTATTGTGAGTAACGAATATCAAAAGTCATCTTAGTCACAGTTGTGCACCCACAAAAATTAATCACAATCAATCGCACTCAGTAGCACCGTTCTCATTTCCGACCTACGCACCTGCACATCCGGCGGAAATGCCCGTTGAATTCTGATCCCAGCTCATCTTCAAAACTTTAGACCAAAAATGAAAGACCCAGTGAATTCTTTagaatttcttttaaaattaaaaatcgatcGAAGTTATGGATCAAAATGGAGGCTTGCAAACACCAAATTGATTGGACCACTGAAAACCTCCTTTACTTCTATAAGCTATCATTTCAATTAGCAAGTAGTTTCTGTAGTTAGCTGCGGAATTTGCACTCAAATCGTTGCATGTCACCGAGGACTTACTCATTGTTTATGTATCATCTGAAAAGTATGCTCACATTAAGCCAAACATTTTGGAGTAATGGAGCCAGTAATGCCACTGCAACCATTATTATAACCATGCTGACCACTCATTTTGGATTCTTTTGACGCtggaaatttgattttcagGCGATCGGCAGCTAATGCAGGCTCTGGTCTTCGATGCCCGAGTCACCGGGTGGTTCTCCAACAATACCAGCTTTAACTCCAAGGACGACAAAGGGTAAGTGGCGAGGATCGAGAATGGCTTGGGTATTGATTTTAAAGCAATGCTAGGCTTGACTCGTCAGACACCTTCAGTACAGTCAACGCCATGCACTCGCTCGTTAACGCACCGGAAATGCAGCACATATTAACCGTTTTTCATTTCTATGTACGTCCTTCTTTTCTcacttttatttgcattttatacCGATTCTTTGTGTCGTCCTTGTCGCTGTCGTTGAATGTCTTTCTcatattgaatttttgcaCCCACCACTTTAATACAATTCTactatatattaaatatgtcTATGAACTCTTGAATATCTCCTCAACGTCCTCAACGATACCACAAAACATAATGCCTCTCCATTATGAAATACCAAAACCATTCAAACAAATCTAGCACAAGCGCATCAAGCCCAATAGCTGTTCTAATGGGTTTGCTGCCAAGGTAAACCACAATCAATTTACTACGATACTCACTCCTGTTAACTAGTTTAAGTCTAAATCATTGTTATTTGCCATATTAAGTTGTCTGGCTTTTCTAACTCAATGCATCTATTTGCACAGAAACGAATTCAAGCAGCGTTTTGGCGTCACCGTCGCCTTTTTGGCCACCCACAGTGGTCTCACCCGCTGGCATGAGTTCCACTCGAATGCTGCCGAGGAATCCGGAGTCGGGTAAGTCAGAAGGGGGGATATCCCCTGCACTTATGACGGGAATTCAAGCTATAATGGGAGTTCCACATGCAGCGAGACTTTTAGCCAAAATAACACGCGGGCCATCGATGAGATTTGGTACAAACGCGCCGTGGACCAACATTTTGTGCGGGAGGAGAGCTTCGTTTACTCCGTGCCCTTCGATGCGGGTGGTAAGTTGGGAGGTACCTCATCGTACATCATAATCTTAATGGAATTCCCAACTGCAGAAAGCAACTCAGAGATCCTGGTGACCGCCAGTCATGCCGTTTTCCACAATGAGGGCGGCAAGACTGCACCGGCGGCTGTTGTGGGCTTCCAGTTTCAGCATTCGGCGCTCTACAAGCTCTTCCACAACATCACCGGCAATGTGGGTTAGACTATCCTATTTGAAGGAACTTACTTATAATTGGTATATAATAGGCCTGTGCCGTGGATGACAAAGACTGCTATATACTGGACAACAATGGCTATGTGATCATTTCGACGAGGGTCCACGAGACGGGTCGATTCTTTGGCGAGGTGAACGGAGCGATCATGAAGCGACTACTGGAGGAGAATGTCTACAGGCAGGTCACTGTCTACGATTACCAGGCGGTGTGCTTCGAGTCCAAGAACGATAACAACGCCTCCAGCATGCTGCTTTCGGTAGGAATGGTTTGGCGGTTTACATAGATCATCTCTCTAGTTTATATGCAAAATGAATATCTCAATCTAATAAACCACTTTTTGTAGCCCCTGTTCCATCTGCTGCGCGTGGGCAAATGGCTGCTGCATACGGCGCTGTGGTATATTGTACAACTGTTGCAGTGGGCGCCCGGTGTGTCCAGCCACTATGCGGATATGTATGGTGACTCCAACGACACGGAGCCACCGCCGCCGGAGCCGCATCCGGATCACCATGCTCGCAACGGCAATGGGCATGGGAAGAAGGACGATGACCACTGGCTGCGCTACTTGACACTCCATCGCACCCGGCTCAAGCCGTGCGACATGAAGCGCGATCTGTACACGCTGTTCAATGAAAAGGACAACGTTGTCTACAATATGACAGCCCATGCATGTGAGCGGCCATTTGTCGTCCTGCCCATCCCGTTCAGCAACCTCATCCTGCTGGTCATCGACCAGCTGTGTCCCAGGGACGGCTCAGTCGTCCTCACGGTGAATCCGCAGCCGATCGACTATCATCTGTCGGTCAACGATTCGTTGGCATGCTACAAGCAGGCTCGCGAGTTCAACCGCATGCGACCACACAGCTGCATCAGTCGGCACGCGAACGTAAGTCCTTCGGGGTCCTTGGGGCTCTTGGTGTTCAGGGTAGTCCTTGGTAGGACTTGGGCAATCAAAGTTTGTGGCAGGAGAAGGTACTATATAATTAGCTGTAACCTTTAACCCGGACAACCAACTATGTTAGCTCATTAACTATGttcatataaattaaaaaaaaaaaacctctgAAAGCAACTGTAAAGTACCTTCCCCTTTGCCCACCGACTTGTTTGGGAACCCATCCCTCTAACCGCCTGACTTAATTCACTTTTGGTTTTCCATTCCAGGAGAGCGGCATTAAGCTGTGCGGAAAGGCCTGCTCCGTGTACGCCAACCTGGGGCTGCTGCTCCTCTGTCACATACTGAGTCGTTGGCTGTAACGGCGGAAGATGGATTTAGCTTAGATCTAGGCAATATGTTTTTGTATTATATACGAAGGGCAATCGAGGAGGTGGGAAAATTTTTTACTCTAACGCTTGAGCGCAGTTCAATATTTTTGGTCACCTAGAGAAACTTTTCCAAATTAGTTCTTAAGTAGCTAAATACGAGTATCCGTATCCGCGACCGAATCCGGAAGCGGATCCGCATCAGAGAACGCGGACAGTGTGTGCCGCCTATGACGGACTGGGCGCAGGGCTTATTGTAGACCTTCCAATAGACAGgacaaaaacatatatttactGCATTAacatatgaatataaatattatatattgtataacTGAAAATTCCAACAACGGCCTTAAACGACTTGCAACCTTCAAGTAAGCTGAATGCAAAGCGCTGTCATCCAGGCGACAAAACTCATGGCACACACTGTACCCAATGCCGACTACTGCCCATGGttatgcgtgtgtgtttgtgtgtgtgtgtgtgtgtgtgtgtgtgtgagtgagtgagtgtgtgcgtggtgtgtgtgtgcatgtgtgagAGTTAGTCCTAATCTAAGAAGGCCACATTTGTAAGTAACACCTAGCTACGAGTTTATGTTTAAAGAACGGATCAAGAAACCTATCGGTAAAGGCGAATAATGGaaccatttaattatatatacacacactcaTACGATAATACGATATATACCTACGAGTACGCCCGGTACTGTACATGCTAACTAATTTAAGTAGCTTTTGTATATTTGCTTAGCCTAGCCCAGAGAAAAACTAACCGAAAGTTCAGCCTCGGAGCCTTGGAAAACTACATACTTTTATAGACATTCGTTAAAAAGGACATTGTAGGCCACTCAAGAacaagcaaaaccaaaaagagATCCGATTTAAAGGcattgtttttatatacaCTGATGATGACGATACCTAGCATTACCCACAAgtacctacatacatatatgagaAATACTTTTTATTACTAACTACTTGATACGAGCCACAGAACTGAGACGATTGAGTAAACGCAGCAGCATCTAGCGactaaattattaataatactACACTTAAACCATTGACTAGTTGAAATTTACCATAACAAACTATCGTACATCTAGACAAACAAACTCTCAGCCGAAAGGATATCTCCTCCGATCGGAACAGAACTCGCTAAGCTTTAGACACCCCACATTTCCCCATGGTAGTGTAATCAACTTGTGCCATTCGAACTGCCTAGTATTTGTTATTAACTATTTAATATGGAATCGGAAGTACGTTTAACCCCCTTGCAGGTTGTCTCACCACATCCCTACTCATTTTGTACATTTCGATTGAAAGTAGGGTAAAGCAAATATCAAACTATGCCAAGCTTGCAGGCCTCTTTACCAGAACATTTTAGCCCGATCTCAAGTTTAAACTCTTCTCACAGACACAAACGAAACAAAGGATACAAACACACTCGCTGGCAGCCACAATTGTACTAcatacataaacatatttcGAATTCAATCAAATACAAGTAAAACCATTTGTCTAATGTGCTAAAAGAAGAAACTGATAATAAACACAAGATaatttcgaaaatcaaaacgATTGTTTTGCTGGGCGGCAATTGAAATTAAAGGACACtggttttttgaaatatttgttatgcttaacaatttattttaacacaagtttatattattttacacAACTTTCATAGTATTACAAAAATGCCTTAAGTTGATAATTAAAACCTAATTTTGCTAAATGACAAGTTTTGTTTTGACCAAGCTTTCTTTTCAGCTTTTCAGTAGATGCCGTggttaaaaaacataaatagtGTATCAGTTTTTAGCATTATCATTTAGCTCGATCGtattattgtaaatatatgTGCTGAAGTTTTACACTGTTCTACATAATGCATTTCGTATGTAAAGCAGTGACTTCTAAATAATTTGCGAATTATGTATGTCTACGCCGCatgcaaacgaaataataaacGTATTTTACAAGACaatgtgtaaaaaaaattaaagaatcTAAAAGATAGGttagaaatataaaatgaagTCTCTCTCTGTTTTGAAATCTCAATTCACAAAAGTAAACGTCAGGAATTAACGATCAATTTGACGAACTCATATGGAGTGCACCCTTTTTTGGAAAAAGGTTCGCCAGCGCTTAGGTGGAGTAGTCGACTGCTCCGCTGCCGTTCTGCTGCATGCGGACGGACCGACGACGGGTCAGGATGCGGCCCGGTGCCGCCGGAGCACCTGGATCGCCGCCCTCAACTGGGACACCCACTTGCACTCCCGTTTCCGGGATTATTCCCGTATTGCTGTTATTAACAGccgcagcggcggcagcagcctCTTCGCTCGCCATTCCGGCCACAGCGTTGTCCACGATCATGGGGACGGCCACTGGTGTTGTCACTGGCTGATGATCCTCCTCCAGCTGGGAGTTGCGACGCGTGGTAATGCCTCGCAGCTTGGACTTTTTGGGCGGCAGAGTACGTGGGGCGGTAACTTCCCTGATGGGCGGCGCTTCCTGGACGTTATTTCCTACTGGGGTGGGAGTCGGCACCACCACTACCGTTGGAAGGGCTTCCTCCTCTTGGTAGTTTCGTTTGCGGGCTAATCGCGCTGCATTTCCGTTCATATTGCTGCCATCATCCGACAGTGGTATCTGTGGCACGGCCGCGATCTGTTCGTTGTTGGTATTCCCATTGTAACAATCCGGATTCGTTGGGTTATTCGCCATGCAAGCGTCCTCGTGAATGGTCTCTAGCTTATTTATCGTCGTGTTGGTGCCACCGTTGGTGGCAGCCGCTGGAGCCACAACCTCATCCTTGATGGCCTGTTTCAACTGGGCGTTCTCCTTCTCAAGCGTTTGTATGCGATCGCGTGTGGTCTTTAGTTCTTGCTGCAAAAACAGAATGGTGCTCTGCATGCCCTCCACATCCTCGTCCAGCTCCTGCAGGAAGTCGTCCAACTCTAAATGGTAAAGGAGTTTACATATCTATAAGTTTCGATCCCAATCCTAGTTCAGATTTAACCTACCCGACTGCGATTTCTTGACCTCTTCGCTGAAGCTCTTCTGCATGGCCAGTTCGGTCTCCAGCTTGGCCAGTCTGCCGTTGGAGGTCATCTTGCCCAGCTCCTCGTTCTCCTGATAGAGCAGTCGGCACTTGGCCATTAGGCGTTTGCCGGTATTAGAGTCCGGCGTGAACTTCCATGCGGACAGCTCGTTCTGGGTCTCCTCCAGCTTGGCCTTGGTGGCCTTAAGTTCCTTCTTGAGCCGCTCGAACAGGAGATTGACCGCAGGATCGAGCAGAGCAGTGCGCAATGCGAGGGCAGTTGGCGCCTGTTGGGCCTTGTACTCGGCAATTTGGCTCTAATGGGGATTACGGGTGCATTAGTATTTGAGAAATTTGTGTATATTAAGGCGAGTACCCACCACATAGTCCTGGAATTCTTGCTCCTTGTTGGCCAGCCGTCGCATGAGGATCTTCTCGCGTCGCTGGGCGTCCGCGCATTGCTGAGCCATGCGGACCTGTTCCAGCTTGAGATTCTCGATCTCATCTGCGAATCGAAGGATAAGGATTAGCTAATAATGGGGTCTAGATAACGGGCGTTCCAAGCTGAGAGAGCCactgtcttttttttttttttttggttcgcACACGAGATATAACAATATcgtactatatatacatagatatttTACAAGTTCTTAATGGGCAAGGCaaagtgtttgtttttttaggTGGAACTTAATACGAAATCATACCAATGCGTTGCAATCATTCGTGTAAGTTCGTGACATGGTCGGTGGAAAAGGCCGCATCCCGTCGTCAATCTCTGGCTGATAATGATATTGATTTAGATTTTGATTCGATGCGAGTGTCACAACTTGAACCACTTGAACTTGGACAACACGATATCGATTTCGGTATCGAATTCGCTTGCGGTttggatttcgatttcgattgcTTCGTTATCTCTGGCATTATCATTGGCACTTGAATAACTTGAACACCTGccattatttgcattttgatttcTTGCTTTTGCttatgcatttgcatttgcatcgAACTTGATTGGCGATTGAATTTGAATCTTCGCGGCATTTTCGAACTTGCATACACTGTGGAAAACAACGATGACTGATTggtatacatattttttgtggcaaaactgaaaatatttttgaaaaacacTTGCAAAAAACTCGACGCACACACAATGGGCTTTCGGAAGCTTTTTCGTATGCCTATGCATggatgtatgtatgcatggaTTTCAAAAGCTTTTCCCCTTCTCTTTTTTGCGGCATTTTCGAACACTCTTTTGTCATACAAAAAGTTTATTgactttgcattttttgttggaTTTGTTGTGCAAACACGTACATATATAACTTCGCTTTTGTATTTACTTAGCCAagcaattattttatatttatatatactatTTGATCGGGGCAAACAAATGTGTGCATGTGCGTGTGTCCCACATTGCATgttaattgattgattggcGGCCAATTAAGcgtttaaaaatcaattaagtaAGCTTAACAATTGTGAatatacacactcacacacaaacgcacacatgTTCGCCGTATTTTGGCgccatttatttaaacatttgtatttgtttgaaCACACGAGGCAATGTTTTTTTCATTTGACGTTCACTTCTTTAACACAATTTCAACAGAAAAAGAATTtcaactttattttctctttggTTATGCACTGTCACATTTTCAAttgattatttaatattattatttatatttaggcGCGACGAAAAGAGCGTGAGGGGCGCGAAGAGAGAGAATAAGATGGGTCCAGGGGGTGGGGCAGGGGACGCAGACACGTTGGCTCTCTTCTTCTCCTCTCCACTTCTCTGCTGCtgtgcttcttcttcttcttcaacgGGCACGTAGGCAAACGAAAAGTGGTCGCAAAACGAAAACTGTACACCGCAAAAACGACGGAAAACGAGGAAAATCTCCGATTAGGATTCTCTACTATTATTACTTGATATGCTCTATTCATTTGATGTTATTATCAGCCCGGTTTTCTCATTAAGATTATATAAAATCTTAAACTTTACTTCGTTAACCTTATCTTCTTATGattcattttataattttttattttaagtacGATTGCTTTCAATATTAAAGCTTAGCTCAGCTTACTGGTTATAATTGGTTACGATTctcatatattatttatgattatttaactcatattttatattttagatAGTTCTGTTGCACAACACTTTGTAATCACTTGATAACTTTAGGCGTCAGTTGCCTTTTAACTTAGTTCATATTTAGGTATTATAGATTATTATATGCATGGTCCTTTTTGAAAGCACTTTCACTACATTCGACGGTTTGCTCGAGGTGGtgttgaaaaaaataaataaataaagttaacCAAAACGCCGCTGAAAGAATGTTCGTTGCAAAGAGTGTTCGCTTCGATTCGATTCACATAATATATACGTTGAGTTCTTTACCGAGTGTTTTtcataaacaaattcaaatgacACAAGAAACCCAAGTGGAGTGGGGGCAGAAATAAACTAAAAGACTACGTTTACTTGTTGTTTATATATTGcattatttatacaatttacacAGAGTCAACACTTTGGATCGtggttttttccttttctttttttttttgtcggtaTTCGAAACGAgtatgtatgtagtatataGGGGGTATTATATAGATCAGATAGATCTCTGATCATATAGCAGTGTACcaaaatgtgcaaaatacCTTCGAGCAAGCGCTGTCGCTGTTCGGCGGCTGCAACAGCCTCTGCAACAGctgctgcatgttgctgctgctgctgttgttgctgctgctgcaagtgttgctgttgctgctgctgctgctgctgctcctgatggtgatgatggtgcggatgcggatggtgatgatgatggtggtccTCCAAGCCGGAGGGCGTTGGGGAGGCGGGGCCGCCAGTGGCCCCACTGTTTTGGCTGCTGTTTAGGATATTTAGGTTTTGCTCGTATTTGGTCGGGGGCATTTTGTCGTAACTGTTCATACAGGGTCTTTGATCGTCCATAGTCATTGCAGCGACACTCATTATTTGGATATTAAAACGCTGTGCTTGTTactcttgctgttgttgttgttgttgttgcgggtCCTTTGCTggcgttgttgctgttgcttttcaTAGGGGCCGCTCGCTCGCtctcacacacgcacgcaaacacacacacacacaggcgctCTCACCTCCTCCAAtaccacacgcacacacaggcaAGCTATCGCTCACACCAATGGCGACGCGTATGGCGAACGTTTTGCAAAACGTTGATTTCGCGTACTTTTCGCGCTTGCTCAAAGCTTAATTAATGATTTATATCTTTATTGTCCTTTAATTCACACTTTTCATATGTTTTGGGTCGGTTGGGCTCACTTTTACGGcgatattttttaatttttctgcGCTGCGAGCTGATTTCTCGTTTGCTGCTGTTAACTGTTGTTCGCAATCCAACATGGCGTCGCTGAAAAATACCAGATTTGCCATCGACACAAATGCAGACCTGGGGTGCGTGGCTCGGATATGGGGTAGCGGAGACTCAACCCAGTTCCGTTCACACTGCCACAAATTTTGCCAAATAATTATTAgataacaaatttatttaacttctAAATTGCACTGATAATTCCTTCCTTACGTCTACCGCCATAGCTTTGCATCCAATACTAACGATATTTACATAGTTAGAAATAATTAGGAACAATCAAATACAAGTGAGAAAGTTGTATCTTACGTtactgtttatttttttgtaagatTTATTTAGGGGTCACACTGGTGGACTGTTTTGgatattgtttttatattcaaaacGCAAAAACATGGCAGAAACCACTGGTGTGCAAATAAAACTGGAACAGCAAAACATCAAGGAGCGCCTGAATCTGCACGTCAAGCGGCGCCTGCAGCAGGATGCGGATAATCCCGCCGAGAGTCCCGAATTGCTGCCCACCGATGCGAATGCCAAGCGCAGCAAGACGAAAGATGTCTCAAAACCAAGAAAACCCTACCAAAAACGGAcagaaaaaccgaaaacagaGGCGACCAAGTGCAAGAAAGGTATTTAAGTTGATTAAGCAATAGATTCCCCCAAATACATTGTTATTTTGCAGTTGGACAATTGGGCAGTCCGGCGGGTGAAGTGGATCCAATGGATGACCAGGAGACGGAAGGCTTTTCCCCGGAGGCGCCGGATGGCAAATCCGCCAGACGGGATTGCTGCAAAAATGCCGACATCCTCAACATAGTTTTGAACGCTAAGAAACGTAGTTTAATGCAGGATCCTGAAGTTCAGGCCTTCTGGACCGAAATAACCAATTGCATAAAGGGCTGAAAGCTTAACTGATCATAAGGGTCATTAGATCATAAGGAAATATTGTTGATGTTCGGGATATTTGTTATATGAACAACATTAAATATCTAATATTAGGGCTGTTgtacaaatatgtaaataaaataaaataagtgtTAATCCAAAAATTGTTCTATTATTCTAAATAGTTTCTAAATTTGTTTAAGAACTGGAAAAAAGCTACAAAACAAGTGCATACATTTGATCTATATAATGTGAAGAAGTAGTTA
The sequence above is drawn from the Drosophila melanogaster chromosome 2R genome and encodes:
- the stj gene encoding straightjacket, isoform C, with the protein product MAWSRLLAWWRLCLGLLSVLVCLAPCVNLQPAENINYNLVHSWADKLGMELFHLGDFITRRKEVQESFKDAKVVSRNGASIVDSMAKEIEMMMDLKVSAVRRIMDTAENTALSHQNDMADKMFSYYSAKEMLEPGDPVPPIPTPAPDMDKDIGEPLIYVQPKVVVLEPRPEFHNTPVNFSVSSVHVPVNVFDRAPDVIKAIQWSENLDQIFRDNYKNDPTLSWQFFGSSTGFMRQFPASKWRKDVPVDLYDCRLRSWYMEAATSPKDIVILMDGSGSMLGQRLDIAKHVVNTILDTLGTNDFVNIFTFDKEVSPVVPCFEDTLIQANLGNIRELKEGIELFRPKSIANYTAALTKAFELLEETKLSSRGAQCNQAIMIIGDGAPENNREVFELHNWRDPPYKPVRVFTYLIGKEVANWDDIRWMACENQGYYVHLSDTAEVREMVLNYIPVMARPLVLGRHDHPVIWSQVYADIEDTKLSDYLWDINQCEYQKADVLEYWQVHDRMLEPSEMHRRKYRRMKETWNQPVDSNVYQFMTTVSMPIYDRRENALINLTTDINPAAKINLQVTRIANILGVAGTDVPINEIKKLLSPFTLGVNGYAFIVTNNGYVLFHPDFRPIFQGYILKPAYNSVDMIEVELLDDDRPARDFNPVLMTIRDSIINQSTGSKWMLVKNHFDEMKRVARVKRQYYWTAIKKTPFTLVISYPEQYGVSHMDIRADQEIHRISIKGTNLRSVFSGKRWKIHPDWLFCKHSNRTFKTPEIELLYFLERMSEPGWRWPGSRSAMPPEHAAAMFSNNSSTGRYPSINEKESYYCDRQLMQALVFDARVTGWFSNNTSFNSKDDKGTSASSPIAVLMGLLPRNEFKQRFGVTVAFLATHSGLTRWHEFHSNAAEESGVGETFSQNNTRAIDEIWYKRAVDQHFVREESFVYSVPFDAGESNSEILVTASHAVFHNEGGKTAPAAVVGFQFQHSALYKLFHNITGNACAVDDKDCYILDNNGYVIISTRVHETGRFFGEVNGAIMKRLLEENVYRQVTVYDYQAVCFESKNDNNASSMLLSPLFHLLRVGKWLLHTALWYIVQLLQWAPGVSSHYADMYGDSNDTEPPPPEPHPDHHARNGNGHGKKDDDHWLRYLTLHRTRLKPCDMKRDLYTLFNEKDNVVYNMTAHACERPFVVLPIPFSNLILLVIDQLCPRDGSVVLTVNPQPIDYHLSVNDSLACYKQAREFNRMRPHSCISRHANESGIKLCGKACSVYANLGLLLLCHILSRWL